The window AGGTCTATgaagagcaccacataatctggtactacaggTGGGAAGTTGCCcgtaggactatgtcctggctgctCAGTTGGTTCAGGTACCTTCATTAGTAGTGTGGTTTGGCGACATTATGTCGGGGTAGATTGAGGATTGATAGGAAcgtccatgtacaaaaatttcaacctgcgtgtaagatacacaaaggggcagtgttgagttgtttactttttactcacctagtggttgaaaaagtagcCACGTGAGGTAGGGCTCAACGCTAGCTTATCACGTAACGCACTTCGACCCAGAATGTTCTGAATATTGCTGATGTTGAGAATCGGCTGAATAACATGTGTTTTAGATCTTTAGACCAATAATCTAAAGAGTGTTTGGACCAATAGAGTTTTAAACCCAGAAAGTTTGGAATATCGCAGAATGTTAACATGTGTTTTAGATTTCCAGACCAATAATCCTACATCTAGATTGTTCAGGCCAATAGAATATAAAACCCATAAAGGTCTAAATATTGTTGAATGACATGTGTTTTAGATTTCCAGACCAACAATCTTacatgtagaatttaaaaaccTGAATGGTCTGAATAGCGCTGAATCCTAATCTGGCCTTAGAACTTATCCATCACTATTCCAGATATGGTGTCATTATGATTAAAAGACCACCTTTTTGGtcatatttaagatattattAAGCGTTTTACAAATTGTATATCCTCCAAAAGACTAATCTTTCGATCTTCTTCCAACTTCGAGATTTCTTAACTCAAAGTTAGAAAGAACTATTACTATCCAAAAAATATATCTCagcaaattgaaaaaatttttaaataacaagaaaacaatATCTGGAAAATTGAAGCAAGTATAACAGAGGTTATTTTAAAGTCCACAAATTGGACTTTTCAGATGGCATAACAAATGTTTTCGGGCTGTCAAACTTGATGTAATGGAGAAATTCGTATTTTCGGGGTCAGGTCAATCCTTTAATCTCTAGGTTAACAATTTGTTAGCCAATGTTACATAGGAGACATGGCCTTATATGGAAGACAGGTCCTTATGTGAGAGACAGGTCCTTATGTGATTTTCCGAAGTAATCTCTAGGTCACattgaaattttacttaataccAACATAAATACATTACCGATTAGTTGATTAACTCTTCTTTCGGGTTTAAGGGTTAGTCATGAAccgatttttgaaaattatgaaCTATATTAATGTAGGTCATTTACAGAGAGTATAAATGGACCGACTTTTTATCAAGTATCTTAATTACATTTAGATTAAGGATTCGATTTAGTCTACGAGGCTAAAACCAGAGGATCGGTAGAAAGTTTTGAACCCTAAGGTGTATGTATATCAAAAACGTTGTTCTGCATATTTTATCCGGTGAATTCACCGGTCTGGTGGTAATATATGAAAATCGTTCTTCTggatattcatatttttattagaagGAAATATTCAGCTCAAAtcgtttaaacaatttttttttaatttttcccattttttacAGGCAATCCATTTAGGTTTACTCCTAAGTACCTTTATTTTCTCCATGGCCAGTGCTAAATACGatagtttaatatttatggCATTAGCGGGTGCAGCTCTAGTTTGGACCACAGTGGTATCACACAACTACTTTCACAAACGTGACAACTGGCAAATGTATGCTTTCAATTTAAGTATGATGAATTTTACAGCGTGGCGTATATCCCATTCTCTATCACATCACATCTATCCAAATTCATATATTGATCTGGAACTATCAATGTTTGAACCACTTTTGTGTTGGGTACCAAGTCcacatataaaaagtaaaatgatgCGCTATGTATCGTGGGTAACTGAGCCGTTTGCCTATATGATTGCATTTTTCCTGCAACTACTAACAAGGTTCGTATTTTAATTACGAAACTTCAGAAATATTATCAGAATAACTTTGttctttttgtataatttcagaattttttattCCCTACGTAAGACGAATATTATGTACTGGCATGATTTAATCTGTCTTTCTTTGCCTCTATCCATGTATTTATGTTCGAATTATTCCATTTTCTGGTGTTTGCGTCAATGGATCTTTATAACAGCCATAGCTAGTTTTTCTTTCTGTGTTATTGGCTTAAATGCCGCCCATCATGATCCGGAAATATTCCATGAAGGTGATGCCAATCGTGAAGATCGTGATTGGGGTCTTTATCAAGTCGATACTATAATCGATCGTGGCGATCTTAAAGGTTCTCAGTTCTTGGTCTTGACCCACTTTGGTGATCATGTTCTGCATCATTTATTCCCTACATTAGATCATGGCATTTTGCCTCAATTGTATCCTGTACTTTACGAAACATTGGAGGAATTTAAATGTGAACTAAGAGAAATTAATCATTTGGAACATATTATTGGTCAACACAAACAGTTACTGAGAATTGAAACTAATCCTAAACCTCCGGGTTCTAAAtagatttgaaaaaatttctttgataagttaattaaatttaggttttaaaaataataaatattataaaaatgtggTCTCATCTATTTTTTCTGCGGGGATCAGCTAAAGGATACACCTTTCCATGTGTTGCTAATCCTATTGAAGCATTTTTTGATATCATAACTTGTGTTATAGTTAGGTAAAcattatatttctgtttctgggtcttcagtATAGAACCTCAGACCCACTTTTTACCGCTtcaccaagacattctatctgggatcagatCATATTCTGTGTCTGATATACGATGAACGCATTGCACGTCTTATATCCAATCTGCATGTACTCTAAACTCCCTGTggtagtttgatattacactttgGTTCCAAAGCAGTCATCCATTTTTATAGCCAAATCGTCATATTAGAACTAAGACCCTATTTCACACTATAGTCTTCCTACATATCGACCAGCACTggtgtgccttgttgatcctatcctctatgtggtgtttccattttaaattttggtattacacctaagtacttaactttgtttGTCACCGTTATCTTCTTGTCTAggaaggttttaagtaggaaggacgtaagacttatctgGTTCTGGTATAAATATGAACCTTGGATCTTGTAATTTAAATGGGTTATATGTCAATTCTAAGAATGCAGTGAATATCTGTGACAGATGTAGGGAAACTGCCGAAAAAATGTCACCtggccctgcagctttataaGAAGCAAAGCTCTTGATTGCTCCCTTAACCATGCTCAGTTGGTTACTACAGTTTGAGAAGAGTTATTTGTAAAGAATTTGGAGTGTTTTGGAATGACATAATAGTTGTTTAAACTACTTGACCTACTCTCGGCTTAAGTCTAGAAGCTAATCCGGATCGGATGATACAATGTCATTCTTCTTACAATATTGTAGCTCTGCATACTATGAATCTTTatatattaatgttatttattggtttccATGCCTTTGGAAAAGAGTTAGCTGATACCTAAACATCAACTCGCCAAAGGATTACTTCTATTGTGACCGAAAATAACTTGCGGGCTTGCAAAGTGAGTCGGAACTAATCAGAAGCGGGGCTTATAAAagattcttttagaaaaatcgCGTGTAGGGTAACATTTTCTTCcgacgaatgtatcatttatgatcagaaaatgagctCTAAAACGACCAGTATTTAGACTCATAAATTACTCAAAATAGATGCAAAAATCAGAAGTGGGACTCATAAAAGAGTCTTTTAGGATATTCGCGGGTAGGGTACCATTTTCTCCATACAAATGTGATCAGAAAATGAGTGCATTAAggatcattttaatttttgcagaagagtcataaatgactcgaatgtgatcaacattttcaaaaaattctagcTGAGTAGCAAGCTGACATGTACATATCTTTATCAAGATCAATATCAATGTCCGGGTAGTCTGCAATTTAATTTCTCCTATTGTCCTCATGCACTAGAACCCGTATTGTTGCGACTGTGAAATGTCAGATTTGAGATCAAATTGGAAGATATTTTAAACTTATCGAGGCAAAGTCCCATATTTTGGTGTAGACTGTTATCGCACTATCCCGAAGCTCAGTTCATGCACCCCAGTTATGTCTTGTCGGTATTTGGTTTcgaaaagttctttaaaatgtttattgcgTAATTTTCCTATTGTTGGTATTCTAACAtctggttaaaaaaaaaacaaaattataattatctGAAGAAATCTATCACTTGAAGTTCTGAAGGGTTATCAATCTTGTATTTTCAGATCTAGTCTAACTACTCATATTTTagttctatttatttaaaagaaattatagtcggacctgtttcaaaaagtaaaatgtgatttagtttataaaacatttgagttgaattataccttgcctcagctatatttaagccatttattgttgaataaaactgtggacattaaagtcaaattttgaaggtgggtttttataggggctagggtcaaatgagaccctatAATTCAAGAGTTCAAGAGGGTCATAAAGACTAGTATATAACTTAGTTTTGCTGcttcaaattttgaagggggcttttttgTTCGTtaatggttagtgttctagtcaggcagaccggaggtggtgggttcgattcccacccgtgtcACGAGTTAAAGAGCACACAACAGGCCCAATAGAGTCCTAAATGTATTTCTTCGggtttgatgtgtatacatcctcctttcaaactaacgaactaactacaaacttcagcacaaacccaatataccctccaccacttAATATctcaattttcttttgttaccTATTCGTATTTCATAGTTTTAATTGAAAGACTTTAtatagttgttttttaattgatttacatttattttgttccttttttgtATACTTGTtcctttcttttaatttattttatattttaaatattatcattattatgtatatttttaaattatttaaatttaaatgttttgattaattaaaaaaataacataaacataAGCGCCATAAGATGAGGGTGTTTATTAgtttgtttgtgtttgtgtCTCTGTGTTGTTGTAATGTTGAGTGAGTGAGTGATTGATTGATTGAGTCAGTGtaaaagagagaaagagaatgGGTAGAAATAGAAGTAAAATGTGCAAAAGTTGTTTATTGATTAAACTGTATGGAGTCCTTTTGTATGAATGCATGTGTTCGTTCTCCAATATCAGTCAAATATCAATGTGTATGTGTGAGTGTAAAGTGtgcattttacaataaatacataaataaataacatttcttttggttttattttgttttgtttttttttttaaatattcttatttattgAAGATGTGTAGTaaatgtgtgttttgttttattataaatttctcttttttcgactttcgacACAGACAACTAGACAACTAGATTTAAACCtaaacgtacatatgtatggatAGTATTAAGTTTTATGACGGGGCTTAAGTCATGTTTttcataatacaaaaaattattataattttatatatatatatataaaaaaattaaacatttttcttgtgtttttttttaatttttcatttacaacAATATGAGTAAAGGTTGTGTGTTCTGATGTCAGAGAGCATGTATGGCGAAAGTTACTACACTAGGAAAATTCATTCTTTCTTCTTTCCACTTTtcatcattatttttgttttgtccttGTTAGGCTTCTTATGTTggtattttacaaaatacatttaGTTGGATACTATCTCTAGTattagtatatatattatttttggtttttgagtttttgttgttgtgataTTTATGCCTAAGTGCATTCTTATCCTCCCGTCGTTCGATTGTTTatagttgttgatgttttttttttaataaattttttaaattgttttttatttctttttttaattagaaaaacaaaaagtgttgtaaaatatttataaattaaagtaaaataaaataattatgaaatagtattaataaaataaattaaaatgttttaatggcATTTAGAAATCTTCGGGAGCAAGGTCGAATCTTGGTGGGAAAGCCATACCGTCCAATTGTGGCCGCACGGACATAGCACGGGGCTGTAGAGGGGAAGAGAGACAAAacgaatttattaaatataaatatatttcaacacAAGGTTAAAAAGAATGAAGCATGCATGATTAAACAAACAATGAGAGAAAGAgagataaatgaaaaaaaaatacatcaccaagagaacaacaataacaacaagataTTACTGAATACTTTACAATACAAAACTCAAAATGAGAGGAATATTGTATAGAGAAAGGGAAAGAGAAATAAATTTCTCCTCGAATGATCGAGTTTTGGAAAGTGAAATGACAGGATcatgaatttgtattttttgtttctttaaacttCTCATAACAGAAAAATGAGAATGAAAGACAAGGTGGTGAGAGGAAAACAAACAACTCAACACGTTACAAGTGCAAGTAATGATAATTcaatgtatatgtatgcatcatatatgtgtgtgtattcaTTCAATGATTTGACACGCAACATTGGCTGTTTTCTTTTGGGTTCGGGATTTGCAGGATTTGAGAAAAATGGGCCTCTTGGCCACTTCGAAACTTACAAATGTAATGAAAGATTGTTTACTGGTCCAGCACACTTTTGCGACCACCTTTAGACGCTGCCGGCTATTGTTGttgtacacacacacatacatatacaattattatagtagtagtaattgttgttgtagtagtagtatagttgtaataataataaaattatcatattATATCGTTATAAAAAAAGCAGAGATATTTCTAATTCAGCTCGATTTCTACTGATCTGACTATgacactttttgtttttttttaattgcgaTGAGATTGATGCTTTTGGTGATGAAATAGTTTGGGTTTTGTAAGctggttgtttatttttttttattttttttaaatatatttttttttcgatttggtttaaagtaataaattgaATGTTGAATGTTGCATTTCTTTTGTTGAAAAAGAGATGCATAAAGCTTTTACTTATGATCTAgtttctctttttgtttttttttctaattgaaTCTCTATGTGGACCGTGTGAATCATTTACAGTGCCATTTTGCGTAATTTAAATCTGGATGTGGTAATAATTGCAAgagattttgttttgaaatagaaTAATAAAGAGAAAATGATCGTTATTATTTGGCAAATGGTTGGCAGTTGATAAAAAAGCATTCGAATTTAGAGATGGATGATTTTGGTTTGGACACTTACCGCGGGGCTGGCACCACGACCAACGGAACCGGCACGTCCCTTGGCACGGAATTTGCTGATGGCTTGTTCAGCCAAATCGGCACGTTCTTCGGCTTCTTCAAGTTCTTGTTGGGCTTTGCGGAATTTGGCCAAGTTGAGGGCGGCGATTTCTTCGGCTTCTTCGATTTGCCTCTTGTATGTCTTGATCTTTTGTTGGAGTTTGTCAACCAAGTCTTGCATACGTTCGTGGTTCTTGCGATCTTCTTCGGATTGGAAGCTCAATTCCTTAACGCGACGTTCGGATTTGCGGAGGTTCTTTTGGGCATCGGCGTGTCTTCTTTGTTCACCATCCAATTCGTTCTCCAATTCGCGGACACGTTGTTCCAATTTTTGGATAGCCTTCTTGCCACCCTTGAGGGCGTTGGCTTCAGCTTCATCCAAACGGACTTGCAATTCCTTGATTTGTTGTTCAAGGGCCTTTCTGAGTTTCTCTTGGGTTTGGGCGTGGTCTTGTTCAGCGCGGAGTTCATCAGCAAGACGGGCAGCATCAACCATAGCCTTCTTGGCCTTCTCTTCGGAGTTCTTGGCTTCGTTCAACAATTCATCCAAATCAGAGTGGAGTGTTTGGAGTTCAGATTCCAATTTCCTCTTGGCAGCGGAGATGGAGGCGTTTTGGGCGGAAACTTCGTTGAGTTGTTCGTGGGCATCGGCCAATTCTTGTTCGGCTTGGCGACGACCGCGATCGGCTTGTTCGAGGAGGGTGCGGGATTCTTCCAATTCGTTTTGGAGGGCGTTGGCACGACGTTCAGAGATACCCAATTGTTCGCGGGCATCATCACGAGCTCTTTGTTCTTCTTCAAGGGCGGTTTGGATGTCCTTGAGTTGTTGTTGGTAGCGTTTGATGTTCTTTTGGGCCTCGGCGTTAGCCTAATTATAATGATATAAATACAAGTATTTAGTAAAATAGTTTCGTAATAAGGACAGCTCTTGTATATATGAGAAGCTTTGTGTGTGTTAAGAAACTTACCTTGTTGGCGTGATCCAAAGCAATTTCCAATTCGTTGATGTCGGCTTCCAACTTCTTCTTCATGCGAAGGGCCTCAGCCTTACCCTTGGCTTCGGCTTCGAGGGAGGCTTGCATGGAGTCGAGAGCACGTTGGTGGTTCTTGCGGGTGTTTTCGAATTCTTCTTCCTTCTCTTGGATGCGGCGATCGATTTCTTGACGAACTTGAGACAATTCCAATTGAGCGCGCAATACCTTGTTTTCTTCTTGTTCCAAAGCAGCTTCAGCTTCTTCGAGGGCGGCTTGGAGTTCATCCTTTTCGGCTTCCAAGCGTTTGCGAGCCTTTTCGATTTCGTGGATGTTGCGGCCACCTTCACCGATTTGGTCGAGCAAGTCCTTAACTTCATCAGCCAAGTTCTTGTTTTCACGACGGACGGCTTCCAATTGTTCTTGGCCTTCTTCGTAGGCACCCTTGAGACGGAACAATTCGGTGGAGTAGTTGCGGCATTCCTTTTGGGAGGCATCAAGTTCAGCAGCCAAATCGTCAACCTTGAGTTTCCATTCGCCAATGATCTTGTCGAAGGCCTTTTGTTTCTTCTCGGCAGCGTTGGCAATAGCGTTGGCACGGTCGACTTCCAATTGCAAGTCTTCGACTTCGGTGGACAAGCGTTGCTTGGTCTTTTCGAGGCCAATGCATTTTTGGTTGAGGGATTCGATGGTTTCCTCGGCTTCGGCCAAGCGAGCTTGCAACTTCCTCTTGGCTTCTTCCAATTCTTCGGAGCGGGCAACACCATCGGATTCGTACTTGCTGCGCCAGATTTGAGCTTCAGCGTTAGCCTTGCTGAGTTGACGTTGCAAATCGGCCTTGCCTTCAGCTTCTTCTTCTACTTGTTCACGGAGGTTATCCAAGTCGTGTTCCAAGTTGCGGAATTTGCCCAAAAGGGTAGCACGTTCACGGGCTTCTTCATCAGCCAAACGCTTGGTATCTTCCAATTGAGTGGTGAGGGAGATCTTGATCTTGGACAATTGGGAAACTTGGGATTCGGCTTCTTCCAATTGGCGCAAGAGGTCGGAGTTTTCAATGGAAAGCTTCTTCTTGGCGGCATCGAAGTCGTTGAGGGTTCTGTTGGTTTCATCCAATTTGGATTGGACTTCGTTGAGGGTGTGTTGCAATTGCTTGGCAATCTTTTCTTGGGCAGCCTATATTTCAAACGATTGATAATGGGATAATTTATTAGTAACGAATAGAAATATTTGGGACAATGTAATTTTGTATTTGGCAATTGTGTGTACTATGtacaattagttttttgttagcAAGGATTCTACATATTTTGGCAAGGATTAGTGCGGTAGTAAagtattttcacaaatattctaCATGTTAAAATCACAGGCCTTATACAAGACAAGTCCTTGAGATTCATTAGATTCAAAGCAGAGCTATCAGAGATTTGTTCAAGAATCCTTCGGATTCCCAAACTGACTCTCTCAAATCTACAATAATAATCAGCAAAATGTACAGCGGCGTTTTTATTTCGTTTCTAATTAAAGGAGTCAAATGTATGTATACCTTCTCGTTGGTAATGTGGTCAACACCAGCGCGGAGATCGTTCAATTGACCGTAGTATTCGTTCTTCTCCTTTTCAGCCCTAGATTGGTGATaaagtaagtttttgttttagttagaATGTGTTAAATGTGTGTGTAGGGAAATATTAATCAAAGTAAAACGTTGCTTCTTGAAAATCCATCTTGTAGCCGTCGGAAGAGAAAGACAGAAATGCCGCTtttcaaatcttttttaaattgaattaaaggaatttattatactttgtttgtgtgtgtgtgatttttGGGAGGTTTTGTACAAAGAAGGGTTTTTATTGTGTAATTTGTGCAATATGTGTGATGATCCTCGAAAGGATTCATTACCTTATCACGAGCAAGTTGATCGCAGGCAGAACGAGTTTGGTTCAACTCATTGTGGCAAGTCTGGCGATCGTGTTCAGCCCTGTTATTATAGggagaaattttaagaaaattttaatatttgtttttcaaaaaaacacttAAGACACGTTCAACACAGACAAACACGACTGGCAGTACAAACATTACTTTCCACAGCTACAACTTTGGAAGAAACAAACTGAAAAGAAAGATTTCAAGTGATTAGAATACTTACTTAGCCTTCAATTTGTTGAGTTGATCAACTTGTTCGGCCATTTCAGCGATAGCATCGTTGTGCTTCTTGCGCAAGTTAGCCAAGGTAGATTCGTGTTGAATGTTGGCTTCTTCCAAGTCACGACGCAATTTGCTGAGTTCGGCTTCACGCTTCTTGTTGAGTTCAATTTGGGCAGAAGTAGCACCACCGGCTTCTTCAAGACGTTCACCCAATTCCTCCAATTCGCGAGCCAAATCAGCACGTTGTTTCTCAGCCTTGGCGCGAGCTTGACGTTCGGCTTCGACTTCTTCTTCCAATTCTTCGATGCGGGCTTGCAATTCCTTGATTTGGCGTTGGTGCTTGCTAACAACAACTTGTTCATCTTCCAATTTGGCGGTGATGGAGGACAATTCCTTGTCCTTGCGTTGGATGGTTTGTTCCAATTCCTTCTTGTTGCGTTCCAAATCGGAGACGGCTTCTTGGGTAAGTTTCAAGTCACCTTCAACCTTGCGCTTGGATTTCTCAATATCACCACGCAATTTCTTCTCGCGTTCCAAGGAGTCTTCCAATTCATCCAAGGTTTGTTCCAACTTAGCCTTGACCTTGTTTAAGTGGTTGATCTTGTCTTCGGCAGCTTGGAGTTCTTCACCAGTCTTCTGGTTGCTTTCACCTTGCATCTTCTTCTCCTTGTTCAACTTGTTGATGAGTTCGTCTTGGTGGGCGATTTCATCGTTCAAGTTGCGGATTTGGTGGTCCTTGGTGGCCTTATCTTGTTCAGCCTTTTGGACGTTCAATTCCAAGTCTTCAATGTCCTTCTTGAGGCCAGAGATTTCTTGGTCAGCCTTCTTCTTCTGTTGGAACAATTGGTTGCGGGCATCTTCCTCTTGAGTCAAGCGCTCTTGGATGTCCTATATGTATATGGGGTAAATAATAAATGTCGTGTGTGAGTGATATGAATTGGCTAAGATCTATATTTAGcacaaatcaaaaacaaaattgccataaattttgttattgggAAATCAAAGCACATAATTAgtcattttttctattaaattatgATTCCGTTCGTTGAGTTTTTGATGACCATATTTGCTTCACTGATTTCCACAATTCATTGACAATCTTGATTTTTtgcttgttttaatttttttttttaggaaatttgaaAATACTTACGCGCAATTGGTTTTCGAGGTCGTTCTTTTGAGCTTGGAGTTTAGCGCATCTTTCTTGGTAATCTTGCAAGGCACCCTTTTCACCAGACAAGGAGTCCAACAAGGCAGTCTTTTCAGCTAACAACTTAGCATTAAGGGCTTCCAATTCCTTGCGTACCTTAACTTCGGCAGCATGAGCTTCTTCAGCCTTCTTAGCCTTCTCTTCAAGACGCTGTAAATCAGAATTAGAAGATTTATTAGTGGTTTCAGATGTTGCAGCTTGTGGTGTTGGCATTGCTGGTTCGGGTTCTTGTAAAGGAGCTGGTGTCGTTTCTGCAGCCACTGGTTCTTCGGGTTTAATTtcagttgctgctgctgctgctgcagctgcTGGAGTTTCCTCAGCACTGGCAGTATCTGATTTTGCTTCAGCTGGTGGTGTAGCTGAGCCAACTTCTTCagatttttcacttttttcagattttttcgattttttcacttttttatcttcagccatttttaatgaatattattttgagattattgaataaatttgttttaattttacttttgcaaaattttttttgaaattgtttggtttttgtatttaaaattttatttgaattaattatCGTTTAAATTTGCTGCAGCTATAGTTGCTTGTTGTTCGTTTAAATCGTTTAGATGAAGTATGAATTATGTGTTCGCTTTAGCCCAGGTAACTATTAGATCCGTTTAGCTACTGGTCAACAACTGGAATGCTTGCAATTGCAAAGTGCTCGATgaattttcaaattcaaaattcaaattaattttaattagcaaCGCCCAACAATTATATCAAATCATATTGAATAATGttaatatgtgtgtgtgttgagTACTTACTCACAATTTATGCA of the Lucilia cuprina isolate Lc7/37 chromosome 2, ASM2204524v1, whole genome shotgun sequence genome contains:
- the LOC111678371 gene encoding myosin heavy chain, muscle isoform X21 codes for the protein MPRPIASQEDEDPTPYLFVSLEQRRIDQSKPYDSKKNCWVPDEKEGYLLGEIKATKGDIVSVGLPGGETKDFKKDQLQQVNPPKYEKAEDMSNLTYLNDASVLHNLRQRYYHKLIYTYSGLFCVAINPYKRYPVYTNRCAKMYRGKRRNEVPPHIFAISDGAYVDMLTNHVNQSMLITGESGAGKTENTKKVIAYFATVGASTKKDESQKNKGSLEDQVVQTNPVLEAFGNAKTVRNDNSSRFGKFIRIHFGPTGKLAGADIETYLLEKARVISQQSLERSYHIFYQIMSGSVPGVKEYCLLSNNIYDYHIVSQGKVTVASIDDADEFSLTDQAFDILGFTKQEKEDVYKITAAVMHMGGMKFKQRGREEQAEQDGEEEGGRVAKLFGCDTAELYKNLLKPRIKVGNEFVTQGRNVQQVTNSIGALCKGVFDRLFKWLVKKCNETLDTKQKRQHFIGVLDIAGFEIFDYNGFEQLCINFTNEKLQQFFNHHMFVLEQEEYQREGIEWTFIDFGMDLQMCIELIEKPMGILSILEEESMFPKATDQTFAEKLTNTHLGKSAPFQKPKPPKPGQQAAHFAIGHYAGVVAYNITGWLEKNKDPLNDTVVDQFKKSQNKLLVEIFADHPGQSGGGEQAKGGRGKKGGGFATVSSAYKEQLNSLMTTLRSTQPHFVRCIIPNEMKQPGVVDAHLVMHQLTCNGVLEGIRICRKGFPNRMVYADFKQRYQILNPRGIKGVDDPKKCTKILIESTELDDDQYRLGNTKVFFRAGVLGQMEEFRDERLGKIMSWMQAWARGYLSRKGFKKLQEQRVALKVVQRNLRKYLQLRTWPWYKLWQKVKPLLNVSRVEDEIARLEEKAKKAEEAHAAEVKVRKELEALNAKLLAEKTALLDSLSGEKGALQDYQERCAKLQAQKNDLENQLRDIQERLTQEEDARNQLFQQKKKADQEISGLKKDIEDLELNVQKAEQDKATKDHQIRNLNDEIAHQDELINKLNKEKKMQGESNQKTGEELQAAEDKINHLNKVKAKLEQTLDELEDSLEREKKLRGDIEKSKRKVEGDLKLTQEAVSDLERNKKELEQTIQRKDKELSSITAKLEDEQVVVSKHQRQIKELQARIEELEEEVEAERQARAKAEKQRADLARELEELGERLEEAGGATSAQIELNKKREAELSKLRRDLEEANIQHESTLANLRKKHNDAIAEMAEQVDQLNKLKAKAEKEKNEYYGQLNDLRAGVDHITNEKAAQEKIAKQLQHTLNEVQSKLDETNRTLNDFDAAKKKLSIENSDLLRQLEEAESQVSQLSKIKISLTTQLEDTKRLADEEARERATLLGKFRNLEHDLDNLREQVEEEAEGKADLQRQLSKANAEAQIWRSKYESDGVARSEELEEAKRKLQARLAEAEETIESLNQKCIGLEKTKQRLSTEVEDLQLEVDRANAIANAAEKKQKAFDKIIGEWKLKVDDLAAELDASQKECRNYSTELFRLKGAYEEGQEQLEAVRRENKNLADEVKDLLDQIGEGGRNIHEIEKARKRLEAEKDELQAALEEAEAALEQEENKVLRAQLELSQVRQEIDRRIQEKEEEFENTRKNHQRALDSMQASLEAEAKGKAEALRMKKKLEADINELEIALDHANKANAEAQKNIKRYQQQLKDIQTALEEEQRARDDAREQLGISERRANALQNELEESRTLLEQADRGRRQAEQELADAHEQLNEVSAQNASISAAKRKLESELQTLHSDLDELLNEAKNSEEKAKKAMVDAARLADELRAEQDHAQTQEKLRKALEQQIKELQVRLDEAEANALKGGKKAIQKLEQRVRELENELDGEQRRHADAQKNLRKSERRVKELSFQSEEDRKNHERMQDLVDKLQQKIKTYKRQIEEAEEIAALNLAKFRKAQQELEEAEERADLAEQAISKFRAKGRAGSVGRGASPAPRAMSVRPQLDGMAFPPRFDLAPEDF